TCACTCCTCCGTTATCTAAATGTATGATGCCTTTGCTGTTTGTCgcataaattttataagttGTCTTCTTTCGTATAGTTTCTATTGTGAATGGTAGTCTAGATTTGACTTGCaacattttactatttaaaattgttcctTGCTTGACCTGAAGGAAGGTGAACTTTTCACTGTTGATTTAGTTAATAGCAATATTCTTCAGTTGATCACTTGATTATCGAAATGCACAGCATTGTTCATCTGATGGTCtccataatttttcttcagaTGCAGTCCTTTATTTCGAAAGTTGTAGTCTATATTTAAACTTGCAACATTTAGTTTTGAGAGTTGTTCAATGCTTGATCCATAATGTTCATACAGAAGGCAAATGCTGAGCCTCTGAATTTACTAGTTGAGATTTTTGGAATGCTGATTTTGATTCAAATACAAGGTGTCATACTTTATTCTCACATCTGTCTGATATGATGTGCCATTTTTCGGACCCCATAAAGTCATCACAAGACAAGCTGTACAAGAAGTATGAAGTATTTAATACAGCTCAGTTATGTTTCCATTTACATGTGTTTTATCTTTGATTTGATGcaaaattatacattattCCCCGTGCCTTTTTAGTGctcctattttaaaaaaatataaagtgtAGTGTATGCACTTGTGATgattcatttttgttgaataataTTTGGAATCTTTTCATTTATGAATTACTAACTTTATTCCATTTTTTGCTTCTGTGTTATTCTGATTGCCTTCGAAGATACTAGAGCAAGATTGGTTGCTGGGTCATTTCAAAGCCACACTGGACATATTGATGGAAAACCTAACGATGCTCGCTTTAACCATCCAAGAGGTGTAACCGTGGATGATAAAGGAAATGTGTACGTAGCTGATACCTTGAATTTGGCCATCAGAAAGATTGGAGATGCTGGTAGTAGATTGATTCCTTTTGATTTAATAAGGAATACATTAACTCATTACATATCAATCTTCGTGCATGATAGGACTCATGAGACCTAAtggttattttcttctttcttacaAAGTTGAAGATCACTGTTGTCACATGCGTGTTAATTCTTTATATGAAagattaaacatatataaccTATTGGCCAGGTTTTTTAGTATAATGGTAGTTGACATGGTAAAACAAGAGGTTTTGAGTTCAAATCTCTTCTccaattgattttaattgctGACTTGTTTAGAccatttgcatttttttatggCTTTCAATCCAAGAATCTAAGAGACAATATATGTGACAGTTGAccattatatataaagaagcATGTCATAGTTAAACTTCTTTTGCAGGCGTGACAACCATTGCAGGGGGCAAATCAAATGTTGTAGGCTACAGGGATGGACCGGGCGAAGATGCAAAATTCTCAAACGATTTTGATGTAATGTATGTCCGTTCTACTTGTTCCTTGTTGGTTATTGACCGTGGAAATGCTGCAATTCgtcaaatatctctaaatcAGGAGGATTGTGAATATCAAGACAGTTCGATTTCCAACAGTGGTATGGAAATATCCTTGTGTTTCTTTTTGGAGATGAAAGggatatatacatacatacatataaatatatatataacctcctctctaataagaaaaaagcaaaTGTGATACCTTCTCATGGCATCATGTTTCTCAAGAGAGTAGTTTTTCGATTTGGTTTCATGACTATTCCTGATGCTTTCAATActattgaacaaaaataaaatcaatattgcTTAAGGTTGAAAGACTTCAATCCTACTCTGAACTCTTCCCTCAAAGTTGATctagaagaaggaaaaaacatACCCTCCTTGTTGCATCATTTGAATCTTTTGCCTTACGCGTAGATTATTGTTCATTACCAGATTCTGATTATGTAATTGTCTAGAATTTCATCAACAGTTGATCTATTGTTTCATGAACAGTCCCCTCCTCCTTGATATTCTGGAAAAGCggtttgttttctttgcaTAGATTTTAAGGATAACAATGTTAAAACTGAAGATTTTAGGATTCCATTCACTGCTTCGTCCATCATTCATCAAAATAATGAACTGTGTCTCCCCCACTGACGTTTGGCCTCCTAGTTGTTGATCTATGATAAATGAACAACATTTTTGCCTTCATGACTCACACCATCGTTTATGCCTTTGGTTACTTTGAAGggtatattttgtttcttactgTCCTAAACTTTTATCCCCAGATGTTCTTATGATCATCGGTGCTGTTTTGGCGGGATATGCAACATATATGATTCAGCGGGGCTTTGGAACCTCGAATGTCTCTCAGACAGTAAGTTTCGATTTGATCTATTTTTGAGTTAATTGGCCAAcgagatattttaaaatactctAATCTACATAGTACTAAGGAGAGCCTAACGTATCCTCAAAATATTCATCCAACAAGttgacataatttttttaattaattaatttatttatagcaCCTAGGgatgaaactttttaaaacagaaaatgtcttgtttggtaaccatttggtttttgaaaattaaacatatttctCTCGTTTTGTTACatggttttcattttcttgagaaaaagagttgaatttttgccaaattctaaaaacagaaacttcttttattagttttcAGATTTTGGcctggtttttgaaaatattggtcAAAAGTATGTAACTAAGCAATAAATTTGGAGGTGAAAGAGGTGTTTGTAggcttatttttaaaaaactaaaaccaaaattaatcGATTATTAAATATGGCCTAAGAGTCCAAAATGATATCAAACAGTTCTCTTTTTACTTTGATTATACTTTGAATTTGTAACATTTGCCTGGCCTTATGAAATGCAATATTCTTGCAGAATCCTCCTTTAGAAACTGAGTATAGAGAAAAACCATACAAGCCAGAGTCAAGCTCGGTCATGGACAGTGTAAAGGAAGACCCAGGATGGCCTTCATTTGGACGACTCATCATTGATCTTTCCAAACTGGCTCTTGAAGCTGTGGCTAGCATTTTCCTTTCTGTTGTTCCCGCTCGTTTCAGAGCTCGTAACACCAGAAAAGGTCTGACTCCGTTGAAAGATTCTCTCAGGATGCCTGAAGATGAACCGGAGCAACCAACAGTTCAAATGCTGCAGAGAACTCCTGTCCCTTTGACTGAAACAAGACAAGCTCATGTCAATGCAAGAGATCCCTTTCCTGAGCTGATGAAGCCTTCAAAGCTCAACTCAAGTAGTTTCAAAGATCCCTCGCTGCAAAGCAAGCACCGATCCTCAAAACGTCAAGAGCATGCTGATTTTTACAGATCAGGTGAGATTCCTCCACCTTATAGCAGGTCCAAGAGCCAAAAAGAGAGACCTCGACACCGACAGCGTGAGAAAAGTGCAGAGATTAGTTATGGAGCTGTAGGATCTGAGCTAAAGCCAGCTGATTATGACAATCCAAAGTATGAACATTATAATATCAGGAATAAGTATGGACCAAATGGTTCCTTCGGATTCTAACTACTGGGAATCTTTCAATTCCCCTCCAGTCTAGCTTCCATTTCTGGCACGATTTTGACCCGCCTTACATTGACTCATTGTTGCAAGCAACTCAAAACGAACTTCCGACATCGCTAGAGATTGATGTATAATTCTATACTTGGAGGCTCCTGTAATGGTAAAAGTTGAATGTTGAGGTGGAGAAACTTGAGAGCTCcttgattgttttatttttaaagttttacttTGACCTGGGAATCTTAGACCattgtaatttattgtttCATAAATGTGACCAATTAATCAAAGTTCGTTTCTTGAAGGCAATGAATTGTAGTAATACAATatcatctttttaaaaatttattttcaataaagtgACTTTTAACTTTGATAGATACACAGAACAAATGTTATACAAAGCGAGATATGGTTATGGTAGCAATCTATATTCACACCATATTTTTAAATCCTACCTGTATCtcaaattttttggatttaaatcatatctcaaattttaggatttaaattttaaacctgagaaaaaataaattttttatttctataataaaaaattattataaatgacaAACATATTgataatagcaaaatttttataaattaaactttcaacGAACGAACATAagtttcaacaaaattaaacatggtatagttttctttgtaatatacaaattttatattcatttaatgGATATGAGAATAGTTTCATTCACAAATTTTGTAACAAAAGTTTATTGCAaggaaaaaattgtaaaaaaaataaagtttgacTTAGTGATATTAACACGAGGTGGTTCGATCCTAGGTGGAGTCCTGAAAAATtcgaaaaaaaaactcaaagtgtcaaaattttcaaattcgcTTTAGTTCAATTCTCAGGGTTCTGATCAAGTAGGAAGCTCCCATTACAGGCAACCTTCCTGTAAAGCAGGATGACGATCCAAGTATATGTTTACTATCCCTTATTCTATATAGTCTAGTATATTTGACCATGTTATGCTAGATCTATAATCTTCTATAAATACCATATATGTTCCTATTTACCATGAGTTCCAATCACATATCATGCACccttttgatattttggtgGAGTTAGTTGATCTCTCTTTAGTTCGACCTTTAGGTTTGGTTAAGGATGTAGTTGTTAGGGTCGATAGTCTGTCATTTCATGTTGACTTCTATGTAGTGAATGTTAATACTTCCACTTCTCCCTCTGAATTATTTGTTCTGTTAGGGATACCCTTCTTAAAGACAGTGAAAGTTGTAGTTAATGTTGACAAATGGTCTCTTAGGATCAAACATGGAGACCAAATCTTAAACCTTTACAATGTTCCATGATAATTCTTCTGCTAATCctatttgttttagttctgTTATCTTTCAGGATATTAGGCCACCTCCTAATTTGGGGGTGGAGGATGTCAGCTCCGATCTTCCAAGAGATCATGGTTGATGAAGCCGAGTAGGTTGAGCATAGCGACTTTAGAAAATTGTGCTCCCTGGAGGCAGCCATGATTTTGTAGGTtcctttcaattatttttattttatttgatctaATCTTTTTCTGTCATTCTTGATTTTAGGAAATTTTGGAAGAATGCATCTTTTTGTGAGTTAAACGTCCATCCTCAGTAAGCCAAATTCCAGTAagctttttgtttcttgttttttcctttgttttattgtttataacaTTGAGATAATACATGTTTTTAAGTTGGGGTGGAGTGTGTCTGTATTCTGGCTGGAGCCCTTGAGCATCTGAAACCAAGCTATTGTGTGCTTTATTTGCTTGCTTGGTTGTTTTCTGCTTTTTGAGACAGGCATATGATCCActtttagagttttttttagcATGTATGAAGTATTGCATAACAAAAATAGGTATGATTTTGagcataatttaaaatttttcttccatctcttATGCACATTTGAGTCTTTAGCTTGACTATCCTAGGTCCTACATGCTTAGAGTAATGTTATCAAGTTCATAGGTTTGCTGTCACCTCAAAGGTCTCCCAAGAGTCAATTTAGTCATGCATGTGCAAGGACTAAACCAACTTATTTGTCCACCTTTCgtacaaaaaaataagtaaaagaaaaaccaactCTACGTTAATGCCAAGAAAATCCAACCTAACATGAATTGGACTTTGAACGGGTCTCGCCTAAAATCTTAAACCCAAACAATGAGGCAAGATTTTGAGAtaagcaaagaaaaataaaaaggaaagaaaaaggtacAAAAAGGAATAGAAAGCAAATTGGGGTTCCTTTAAATCTGttccaaattttgtttgagCTTAAGTGGAAAGGATTTAGGCTCATTTATGTATGGATAGATCAGAGattgaaatttcaatcttTTGCATCAATTGATTGCTTAGATTTTGATTGGAATATGGATGGCATGTTTTACTCTTATTAACTCTTAAAGCATGAGAAAATCATGTAGATCCTAACAAGCTATTTTTGTGTGATTGTGTGTTTTGTTCGACTTTGCTCGAAATGATCAAGGATTACGTTAGTGGTGATGATATTGTATGAAATACACTATCTAGTTCCGCTTAATTTGAGCTCATTCCATGATTTTACGTTGTTGAGTGAATATTTTATAGGTGTTTAGCAATTCAAAGAAAGAATGTGGTGATTATGCCATTTTAGAGCTAATTTAGGCCGTTTGGAGCCAAATGGCGTCAACCGAGGCAACACAGAGCAAAAATCAAGAGTTTGTCCATTGGAGCCTCGACGTTGTGGCGTCAAAAGATAGAATGCTTTTTCCTTGTGACGGAATTTGCTAAGCATCGTGACGCTCCGAAGTAATGTCGTGCGAGTTTTTTTGTCAGCACCACGAAACTCCCCTCAAGCAAACcctattttcatttcaaccaACTTACACATATTCTCTCCCTATATTCTAAGTCTTTTCATGTACTTTTGGTTTTCAAACATCCTTTCATTATCCGACATGTGGATGAGAGGCTAAGGTACTCGTTTTCTAGTTTGAATTTGTTAGATTCTCCTTTTATCCCTTTGAATGAAGTTTTGCTATATGTCTAGATGCATGAAAAGTATATAACTCTCGTTTTGCATTCGATCCTTGACTCGTGACAATTAGATAGGATTTGGTTAGAAACAATAGGTTAGGTTAGCTtgtaaatcaattttgatgcACATTGATTTTAACCAACCTAGAACTGAATCTATTGAATGTCAATTggatgcaaaaaaaaaaaaaaaaaaaaaaaagcttccaCCTAAGGATCTCTAAAACTTAATGCTTATTGGgaaattcaatattgtgtACTTAATCGTATTGGGTTAGAACAATTAGAACCTTGGGACAATTTACCTTACAATTCCAATTAAATTGATTAGGTGAAGAATGCACTGTAGTTAGGTAACGATGATGAATGAATTCTTTGGCTAAAGGAGAAATAGTCACAACCCAAGCTAGATTCTTTAACATAGAATTTTTACAATCATCTCTTTGTTTCTTGCAATTTATTCTCTTGcataatttcaaatcaaacccCCTTTCAGTTACGTGGtcaaaattagtttgtttgaGAATTATCGTGCATCTTGTGATTGCCTCAAACTTGCTACTAAGACTAGTGTTTAGTAAATGAATTCAGTTAATTATTTAGCACGGATTTGGGTGACGAAACCTACCAGTCCCTTAGTAAAACAAGGAGTTTGGACATTAGTTCCTTTACCTACCAAAAGAAGTGTCATTGGCTATAAATGAGAATATCAAATCAAGAGACATCCGGATGGCTCAAAAACTCATAACAAAGTAAGATTAGTTGCCAAAGGTTATCAACACGAAGATATAATCAACTACGATGAAAATTTTAGTCCAGTTGTGAAGAAGCCCACTGTCAGAATTATATTACTATTAACCTCTCAATTTAACTGGAAATTGAGATAACTGTATGGCAAGAATGCTTTCTTGCATGGTCAACTATACGAGGGAGTCTATACCCAACAACCACAAGGATTCATTGACCCTTCAAAGCCCCAACATGTCtacaaattcataaaatacTTAGGCTTCAAATAAGCACCAAAAGCATGGTTTGAATGCTCCACTTTCCATTTACTTACTCTTGGCTACATAGCTTCACATGTTGACTCTTTCCTCTTCATCGTAAGTACAAAACAATTCATTCACTTATCGTTTACTCTATGTGGATAATATAATCATCACTGGCAGCAATTTCTATTACATTACGTTGAGTTGATATCGCTTTTACAGactcattttaaaatgattgagTTGGGCACGTAAAAATACTTCCTTGGTTTGGAGATTACTCGATCCAACAGTAGAATCCTTGTTACTCAAACAAAATACATCAAAGATTTTCTCATAAAGTGTGGAATGAATGGGGCAAAACCGTGCAACACTCCTATCACTTTGCAATCCAACAGTGAGATCTCAAATATACAATACTCCCTTGATGATGCTCAATCCTTTATAGCAATAGTTGGAGCACTACACTTTCTTACTTTTAGAGGGCCAAACATAGCATTTGCTATTAGCAAATTACGTCAAACTATGTATAATCCCTCAACATTTAACTTAACTACAACAAAAGGAGTGTTACGATATCTTGCTGGTACTTTACTTTAAGTCAAGGACTTTTCTTCACAAAGTCTTCGCAGTCATTTTCTCTCACTTCATACTCAAATTCTGATTGGGCTGGAGACCAACAAGACAGACACTACACCACAGGTTTCATTGTATACTGGGATCCAATCCCATTTCTCAAACAGCACAGAAACAAACAATAGTATCATGAAGTACAACTGAAGCAGAGTATCAAGTGCACTTGCTACCACAATTACTAATATTTCCTAGTTAAGACAACGTCTCAAATATCTTCATATCTTCTCCTCTTCAGCTCTTGTTCACCTTTGTGGTAATAACTCTGCTATTCAACTTGCTTGAAACcctgttttaattttcttaaccGAACAAAACATGTGAAAATTGATTTCCATTTCATCAGAGAACAAGTGGTAAGGATAGACATTGGATTAATTACACTCCAATCCAACAACACAACACAACAACTTGTTGATATGTTAACAAAACCACTTACCTTCAACCGACTAAGCCTTCTTAGAAACAAACTTTTACCTTTTCAAACCTTTGTTTGAGGGGATGTTATTAAAAGTCAGTTTTATGGTGTTTTTTGAATCTGTTATTTGAGTAATTAAGTAATGAAACTGAATTAAACTTCTCTAAATGATCATATTACATAAATCAACACAATTGCATTataacagaaaagaaaagaaagtaaatgaATTCACGTTTGAAAGGATAGAAAAGGGaagtaataaagaaataaaaaagatggtCTGAGCTTGAAGGAACGTGACAGCCAACTGCCCCATTCACAGCCCTCAACTCCCTCTCCCTCATTTTAACctcacttttaaaaaaaccacatGATTTAATAATTGTACATCTACCCATTCATATAATATACTTCAACTAACCTACTATTCTTGACGAAGACAAATACAAATGTTATCGATATTTTTATCTAGACGTTCAAACAAGTTTGTTTTTGAAACTCATGAGTAAAtgtaatttaatctttaacAAATGTTGGaatatcataaatttgttACACGGTGTTTCGAACAATTAAACAAAGATATCGTTTGAGTcggtgattttttttttttgtaggattttgtatttcttaattttggattttgtaaCAATAAATAACAGTCTGCTTGTactattaaagaaaaaaaaggtttattatttattagaaaaaaagtaaattatttaattggttAAATTCAATATTCGGAGTTTCAtcttcagaaaaaaaaagaagcttaTTCCTCAGCTCTGCAGAATTCTTCCATTTCAACTCTCGAGGAGTTTCTGCTTTTTCTCCGGCCTAATCTTTCTCTCCATCAACCTGTCAGTTGAGTCTTGAGTTCAAGCGAAGCGCAATGGGCTGTGCTGGATCGTCACAGACCAAAGCAGACGGTGAGGTTCACTTCTTCGCTTCTCTGATTCTTTTCTTTGCTCCagcatattttgttttagacgaatattttatcataatcACTGCAAGTTGATTTTCTGTACTAGGGAGAGCTGGAGTgttgttagtttgtgagtaTTCAATTACTtggaaatgaatttgattgcTCTTGATTTTCTTCGTTCGTTGCTTCTGTTTTCcttgattttctcttttcctgcctttgttttgttttgtcaCTGTGACAGGAAATTCTTGAACTTCACTTGTGATTATCAGATATTGTAATGGTGAATTGAGTCGGATGAACAGTTCTCAAATTCGGTTAATTACATAGATTAtggaaataattataatggtCATTTTATTTAGAGAATGATAGTTTTTCGAAGGCTACTTTCTCACAGATTCACTGACATTTCATGCTGGTGATTAAAATTCCAGCACAGATTATTCTTTCAGATCAATGAAGTTGTCAAGATTTGCAGCCAAAATCGTGGCATAAGTGTGGCTGTAAGCTAGTTTCGCATTCAAAAAGTTTTAGTATAGAATAATAGTGAAGCTGTGATGTTAGCATTTTATGACTAAAATGTCAGCAACTAACCCATAAATGAAGAGATGCTAAAAGAATCAGAgtaaaaatacaatatctcTCCTCCTATTATTGAATGAGTCAAAATAGATACTTATATGTGAGATTacaatgagagagagagagagagagagagagagagagaagatacaaaacaatttaattaaccattaaaagaacaaaaccaaCTCATCACCTATAAACAAATATACTCTATTATTTCCTTATATTTCTGTTctataatgaaattaaaaaagaaagttatgcAATGCTAGTTTGTGTAAGGTCCATTGCCTTTTGACTCTTTTTTATATCTGCAAAATGTATTCCTCCCTTTCCCTCTCTATAATTTTCATGACAAGTTTATAATTATGAGGTActgaaattgaaagaaaacacttcaaaaaagtgaagaaaaggaaagatcAAACAGCAAAATTTTAGGATGAAGTTTTGTAATTCTTGTTGTGTATTTTACAGTGCTGGAGGTTTAAGGATTTCATTTGAACTCTTCAAGGCTACATTGCTGCTAGCCGCAAATCTAGTTTTGTTGGTTTATACTCGATTGAAGCTATTGAGATAGGATGACTGAGATTGCTTCTTTATGTAGGATCCATAAAGAAGATACGGAAGCCAAAATCTTGGAAGCATCCTCAGCCAATTACAAGGTCTCAGCTCACACAACTACGTGATGAATTTTGGGACACTGCACCTCACTATGGTGGCCGGAAAGGTAGTTTTgtctctaaatatttttttaccaGTGTTAAACTTTTCATGGATGATTCGAGGTTTGCTGATCAAACAAGTTACTTAGAGTTTATATCTAATTAGGAATAGGCCTTATATTATTAATGTATCATACTGCGGAGTGGCTCATGATTTTCGGTCTCAGAATCTACTTCTATTTCTCGAGTAAAATGTAAAACTAGTGATAGATGACCACTGTTGTTGAGGGAACCCCATAAAGGTTGAGATGAATTATCCCTTGGAAATGACTTTGATATCTTTCACGGCTATAAGAACAGTTATTGGacctattttcaatttctaggatctttcaattctttttgcTGTTTCCCCAACTCAGTTCTTGAGTTTGGAGTGAGAAggttttctgttttttggtGATTCCTGATTGCCGTTACCAACCAATGTGTATGATTTTCCTCTTGTTTCGTTTTTGTATGTGCCCAACTCAAACAGGATGATGAAATGTGATGCAAAGAGTTTTTGGCATTGTtggtttatgtttttatttatttatttattgttattattttaaatttgtgacTTTAGATTTATTTTCAGGACTCTTTGTGAGAGCTAAGGATTATGGAACTTGATTGACTTGAAAGTCTTATGTCTCGACTTCGCTTTTCTagtcctttttctttctttctttttccagtCGGTTTCCTCTTATTCTATATTTCTTGGAGTTCCTTTTACCCTTTATCTCCTAAACCTTTAGTATTTTTGTAAAACCTAATGAAAGCAGTTGGGAGTCGtcaaacattttcaaagtGACCTGCCTCATTTAAATTCCCCATTTATTGATCTGTGGTTAAAGCCATTagttcttatttttctccaaCTTTCTGCTTTCTGCTTTCAGTTCCCCCAAACGATTTTTCATTCCCTTGTTTGCTAGATAGAAAGCAATGCTATTTGCAATTTAAGTCAAAACTGTGTTGGCCCTAACTTCGCCTTAAGACTATGTCCTTGCTGTGCTGTTGTTTGATTCACATATTTTCCCTGAATGTACATGAAGGTCTCTATTTTACCGCACTATAATCTGTCGATTTTCACTTTCATTAAATAACTACAAATACAATTGATTTTAGTCACCAATTGAAATTCATTCTCCCAGGTATATTGT
This is a stretch of genomic DNA from Cucumis sativus cultivar 9930 chromosome 4, Cucumber_9930_V3, whole genome shotgun sequence. It encodes these proteins:
- the LOC101210502 gene encoding uncharacterized protein LOC101210502 isoform X2, whose amino-acid sequence is MRNPFTFVISIIFVLFLTLQIQVNATPAGPLIKHLSSFVKWTRSSYKSLPAPPSDGNVLQFENGYLVGTVVEGNEIGVLPHKIHVSKDGELFVVDSVNSNIVKITPPLSKYTRARLVAGSFQSHTGHIDGKPNDARFNHPRGVTVDDKGNVYVADTLNLAIRKIGDAGVTTIAGGKSNVVGYRDGPGEDAKFSNDFDVMYVRSTCSLLVIDRGNAAIRQISLNQEDCEYQDSSISNSDVLMIIGAVLAGYATYMIQRGFGTSNVSQTNPPLETEYREKPYKPESSSVMDSVKEDPGWPSFGRLIIDLSKLALEAVASIFLSVVPARFRARNTRKGLTPLKDSLRMPEDEPEQPTVQMLQRTPVPLTETRQAHVNARDPFPELMKPSKLNSSSFKDPSLQSKHRSSKRQEHADFYRSGEIPPPYSRSKSQKERPRHRQREKSAEISYGAVGSELKPADYDNPKYEHYNIRNKYGPNGSFGF
- the LOC101210502 gene encoding uncharacterized protein LOC101210502 isoform X1, giving the protein MRNPFTFVISIIFVLFLTLQIQVNATPAGPLIKHLSSFVKWTRSSYKSLPAPPSGNGNVLQFENGYLVGTVVEGNEIGVLPHKIHVSKDGELFVVDSVNSNIVKITPPLSKYTRARLVAGSFQSHTGHIDGKPNDARFNHPRGVTVDDKGNVYVADTLNLAIRKIGDAGVTTIAGGKSNVVGYRDGPGEDAKFSNDFDVMYVRSTCSLLVIDRGNAAIRQISLNQEDCEYQDSSISNSDVLMIIGAVLAGYATYMIQRGFGTSNVSQTNPPLETEYREKPYKPESSSVMDSVKEDPGWPSFGRLIIDLSKLALEAVASIFLSVVPARFRARNTRKGLTPLKDSLRMPEDEPEQPTVQMLQRTPVPLTETRQAHVNARDPFPELMKPSKLNSSSFKDPSLQSKHRSSKRQEHADFYRSGEIPPPYSRSKSQKERPRHRQREKSAEISYGAVGSELKPADYDNPKYEHYNIRNKYGPNGSFGF